aagtgaaaaataatatttttgacataaaaataatatttttttatgagtcAGATAAACGAATCGTGACATCTTTTGTGATAGGTTTTCGTCCCAAACTAAAGACAAAATAAACTAGGGAATGCGCCACTTCAAACTTCAAAGCTGCGAGGTACAAATCTCATGATTCGCATAATCCATGGAGCAATTTCAGAAACAGACTTCGCGTGCGTTCCGAATAAATATTGGACGGATGTAAGGTGTATATTTGTTAAAATATATTTGCAATTAATTTAGTtagttttttaaattaaatccaGAATACTTATTTTACTTTCCTTATTATATTAAAAGTTGTTTACGATATTTCAAAAATCACAATTACATagataaataataaatcaaGAAAGAAGGAGACAATAATAGAACACAAAACTATGAGATCGTGAGTCTGTTTTGTGATATATATCTTCAACCTGactcatccatgaaaaatattatttttatttatgaatatATATCAAGTCATCTTGTTTCACGAATATAAATACGTGATATTATTTCACAACAGACTTATTCAAAACATAAttcttgaatatatatatatatatatatatatatatatatatatatatatatatatagtaagtctcatgtgagacgggtcaaccctactcatagtcacaataaaaaataatattcttagcataaaaaagtaatactttttcatgggtgacccaaataagagatccgtctcacaaatacgatctgtgagaccgtctcacacaagtttttgtcatatatatacacacacacaaagtGCACAAGTGAAACACATATcactatatatacacacacacacaaagtgCACAAGTGAAACACATATCATTAATGTATAAAACCCAAAAGACCCATGCCTGAGAAAATATTGAGTAAGAACAGAAGGATAAATATGTCTTTTCGATATACAGAATCGTGCCAACCAATTAACAATGTATAAATATTAAAGTAGTCCACACGAAAATTCCATTCTCGATTTCGCACTGGTTTGTCTTCTCCTATTcgatttcattctgaaatcacaTCAAGAAACATGGCGTCGATTCCTTCAACCAACCATTTCCCGTGTAAAACACTGCAGAAATCCCACCAGAACTCGCAGTTTATCCTCATGACCGCTACCTTTCTTGCTAATCGCGTGAATTTGCCGTCGCTTTCGGTGAACAAGTCGACCAAGGTGAAGCAGGATTTAAGCTTACGGGCTGTGGTGAGCGATGATGAGTGGGGACCGGAAAGGGAACCGTTGGCGCCAGGAGTGGCGGTGTTGAAGGAGGCTTCTTCGAAGGAACCGGCTGAGATTGAGGTGTTGAAGAAACAATTGGTGGACTCTTTCTACGGAACGAACAGGGGACTGAGTGCGAGTAGTGAAACAAGGGCCGAGATTGTCGAGCTCATCACGCAGCTCGAGTCCAAAAATCCGACCCCCGCACCCACCGAAGCATTGAATAAGCTCAACGGGAAGTGGATCCTTGCGTAAGTTTTCGTTTCTTTATGAATAACTTGCTTGCAAAAGAAAATTTCACAGCCCTTTGGCTTTGTGTACTTGTTAGAGAGAGTGAATATATGTTCTTCTTGTGTGTCCTTTACATGAAATGGGCACCAAATTCTAGGTATTTTTTCATCTTTTGAGGGTTGGAATTTTGCCTGTCGATGATGTTTCTTGGCTTATTCTGGCTGATGAATACTATATTGATTTGTCAAGAAATTCAAGCAGTGGTAATCTTGGAAGGAGTGGCCTAACACTGCCAGTTGTtggaaaatttaataaaatttagaggttgaataaaaaattatgaattatgAACATGAGAGTGTATTTTGATTCTACATCTGGTTGTGACTCATTATTGTGGAATGGATTATGACTTTCCATATTTTTTAGTTACTTGAATACTTTTGGttcttcatattcttgagtcAATGGGAAGATTGATTGAGTTAATTAATTTGTATGACTCTTGGTGTGTATTTTGAGGCTTATAAATAGTGTGTTCATTTATTCATTTCAAATACATGAAAATTTTATATCTTTTAAACACTCTCTTGCATTACATATTGTCATCTTTCTATTTGGCATCCGTTAAATTTCGGTGATAAAAGTAAAGGTACGTTTTCAGTTCGTCGTAGTAGTATCTCGTGCTAAGTCACTGTCTGTTGTATCCTGAGAAACAGACGTCCGCTGAAATCTCGAAGCACATACCAGAGAGAGCGAATCAGTTTTAAAAAAACTGTACACGCTATAACTTTGGTTTggttttgcttttttttttatacaataGTCATACTCATACTTGTTTCGGTTATTGCTTTATCTCTACAAGTTCGTTTCTACGTTACTGTTTTTAGCAATTTATCTAACACCAGTTACCTTTCAATTCTGTAATTGGTAGAGAGTTGTTTTCCGAGGTTCAAGTATTGAGTAATTCTTCGATCTCTGTCTGGGAGACTGCAGGTACACCTCATACCGAGGCTTGTTTCCTTTGTTATCGACGGGTGTGCCGCTATCCTTGGCGAAGGTTGAAGAGATATCACAAACCATCGACTCGGTTAATTTCACGGTCCAGAATTCAGTTATCTTTTCCGGTCCATTGGCAACCACTTCAATCACCACCAACGCCAAGTTCGAAGTTCGAAGTCCTAAGCGTGTGCAGGTTCACGTCGTTCTTCTAAAGCTTGTCGTGAATTCTTGTTATGAAAATGTTGTAAATTGTTTCTTGGTGGAAAAGAATACATTTTAGGCTAACCCATTTGATCAATCCCTTTATGAAAGATTTCAGTACGTGTTCATCATTTTTCTATACGACTGTTGCAGATTAAGTTTGAAGAAGGCATTATTGGCACGCCACAGCTGACCGATTCAATCGAATTGCCCGAAAACGTGGAATTTTTGGGACAAAAGATCGATCTTTCGCCCTTCAGAGGATTGATTACATCTGTGCAGGACACTGCTTCCTCTGTTGCCAGGACGATTTCTAGCCGACCACCGCTCAAGTTTCCCATCCCACGTACCAATGGCGAGTCATGGCTGTTAACAACATATCTTGATTCCGAGCTTCGAATTTCAAGAGGAGATGGAGGTGATATATTCGTGCTCGTCAAGGAAGGCTCTCCTCTGTTGTCAACTTAAAACTTTCGACAGATTTCGCAATGTATTCGTATTTTGTACCTTGCAATGTACTTGTACGAATGAATGCATGTAATAACGATGAGTTTTAGAATGTAAACCAAGCTTGTGCCTGTGGGCTGTGAGTCTGATGTTTTGTTTGAATAGCAAAGGTAGGCGTTGCTTCTCCAGAAAATAATAATAGTATACCTACAGTTTTCTGTGTTGATTCTATGTTCCAAAAAGGATTGGTTACGATTTCGATATAAAATTatcgacaaaaatttgtgtgagacggtctcatgagtcgtattttgtgagacgaatttcttatttgggatatccatgaaaaattattattttttatactaagaatattattttttatcgtgaatattaATAAAGATaacctgtctcacaaataaagattcttACGATCGACTCACAAGATATCTATTCAAAAACCCCACCCACAATCTCAGAAAAAGtgtcttatttttttttattaaaataaaataaatttattgttcaaattattataatttctGTGTTAATCTTGTGATTAGTTTGCGTTCATATAAACTAATTTGGTATTTTTTTAATCCTATTGTTTCTATTTCCAAAAATAACCCGTCTCTCTTATTGTACgcgtatttattttttattataaaatcgTGTGATTTTCTTAGGCGAGAGGCGCAGAGGGGGGTGTGATCACATTTGATCCCCATGAAGCGACTGGGGCTGGCGCTCCGTACTTGGCGCATGATCGCCTCCGTCGAAACCCTAAACCCTGCGCCTTCGCTCTCCCAGTCCCCTCGTTTCACGCCCCTTCTCTACAATGGTACGCCCACCCCTTTTTTCATCTATTTTATGTTAACCTACGCTAGTTTTCTTTTTACTCCTTCCAAGTACGCACTTAATTTTGGGGGTTTATCTGAGGATTGTGGATTATCGTTATTTTTTTCCAGCACTCTGTGTTCAACGGATTGAAAACTGTGACTATGCTAGTGTTGGTCCCACGtgtggaatttgagataataaaagccgaaaataaagaataaactgaacaccgagatttacgtggaaaacctctaaaaattattagggtaaaaaccacgggcaagatgaaaagaatttccactataatattttgtggtgtgcAACTCACTCGATGTGTTTTCAAAGAGAACACatactctcttaatacaggagaacaaaacacctcacaaatattatagaactaagcactcaaatgcttataagatgagagaaaactcgaagaagggatgatttcagaatgaatgggggagctctatttatagagcctccGACCGTGTGAAGACGCGTATAAAACGCGTCTTCCATCTTTCCACGAAACCTTTGAGCAGCCcacgtttttttttcttttgctgCCACTTGTGCATTTAATGCACCTaccgacatttctcccacttggagatttgattgagaatcaaacacatctccatacatcctttcaatcttgccattacctgctgcttacgtttctgctaggccacttgaggatctacaccactcaaacttatcagtgttcactggcttggtcagaaaatcagctatgttatcCTTCGTATGGATTTTCTGTATATCCACACTTCCTTCTTCTATTACTTCTCGTACAAAatgaaattgtactccaatgtgtttcgtcctggaatgaaaggctggattccttgcaATGTGCAAGGCACtttgactgtcacaaaacaaaggaacattctcttgtttgtgcccgatctcctccaacaaccttttaatccatattgcctccttgcaagcttgagtagctgccatgtattctgcctctgttgtagataacgccacaactgtctgcagttttgaaacccagcttactgctcctcttgcaagtgtaaacacataaccagtagtagatttcctcttatcaggatcacctgcataatctgaatcgacatagcccctgagtgtaaaatccgatcctccataacataatgcagcattcgaggtacccttaatgtatcgaaggatcctcttaacagtgctccaatgctctcgtccaggattcgccatataccgactaactgctcccactgcttgagcaatgtccggtcttgtacagatcatgacgaacatcaaacttcccactgctgatgcatatggtactcgagacatctccatcctctctgcttcactgctaggacacatctcggaggataacttgaagttaacaggaagaggggtcgagattggcttactatcttgcatgttgaagcgttgcaagactttcttcaaataatttttttgggaaagccaaatctttctgttacttctgtctcggtgaacttgcatccctagaatcttgtttgctggtcccaagtccttcatatcaaattccctagccaactgtgccttcaatccttggacatgatctttgttggggcctgctaccaacatgtcgtcctcatacaacagcaaaatgatataattatcaccagacctcttgaaatacgtacaagggtctgcaatcaatctgttgtatccaaggctcatgatataggaatcaaatctcttgtaccaacacctcggcgcctgtttgagaccgtacagagatttctttaacctgcaaaccaagttctctttgcctttttctgcaaaaccttctggctggagcatataaatttcttcttcaagatctccatgaagaaatgccgttttcacatctagctgttctagatgtaggtcaaacaccgcacacaatgccagcaccactctgactgttgtaagccgaaccacaggagaaaatatctcattgaagtcaatgccttctttctgagcatacccttttaccaccaatctagcacgataccgctccacttggttattgccatcacgcttgatcttatagacccatctgtttccaatagctttcctccctcgtggtagtgtaacaagatcccaagttttattcatgtctaatgcctccaactcttcttgcattgctatcatccaaagggatatatccgagctttgagtagcctcgtggaaactcgatggctcaccatcctctgataatagacaatatgcaatgttgctttcagtgacataatctgaaagccaacatggtggtcttctgtctcgagttgactgcctctCATTGGAAacttcagactcaacatgttcttgttcttcgtgctctggtactgcttcacaagaaacttgaccttcgtctgtcttattctccacctgaaatatagtagtttctgaattcagtgtgcctttgtctccctttactttatcttcctcgaagataacatccctgctgatgacaagcttgtgaacagtaggatcccacaagcgaaacccctttactccatcagcata
This Primulina eburnea isolate SZY01 chromosome 2, ASM2296580v1, whole genome shotgun sequence DNA region includes the following protein-coding sequences:
- the LOC140822217 gene encoding light-induced protein, chloroplastic-like — translated: MASIPSTNHFPCKTLQKSHQNSQFILMTATFLANRVNLPSLSVNKSTKVKQDLSLRAVVSDDEWGPEREPLAPGVAVLKEASSKEPAEIEVLKKQLVDSFYGTNRGLSASSETRAEIVELITQLESKNPTPAPTEALNKLNGKWILAYTSYRGLFPLLSTGVPLSLAKVEEISQTIDSVNFTVQNSVIFSGPLATTSITTNAKFEVRSPKRVQIKFEEGIIGTPQLTDSIELPENVEFLGQKIDLSPFRGLITSVQDTASSVARTISSRPPLKFPIPRTNGESWLLTTYLDSELRISRGDGGDIFVLVKEGSPLLST